ttacaggacacagaggaatTAGGCTGGAATTGAGCTGGAAGCTTCTCCTGGGAAGTGAGTAGAGCAGGAAAGTGCTATGTAGGCACTTTGGGGGGAGCCTTACCAAGTGGTAAGGTCAGTGGTCTTACCCAAACATGGACCCTAAATATTACAATAGCAACCTTCCAGGCAAGATGGACTCACTGGTGCAATGGTGGCATTGCTGTTTTGGGGGTAAACAACCACTCTCTGCTTGAATTTGAAGCCACTCCATGGGAGGGAGTGAAAGCCTAGTAAACTTGTAACTTGAAAACTGTAAACTTGATCAAAAACACTCTGATATTTTGCCAAAGGACACAtagtcaaactgctttctaaacatCTGTGCTTATGTCTGTAGACCAGTACTGCTCTTGGCTTTGGTCAGAGAAgaaactcataactggtcaaagtgctgagaataagtgactgtgggtATTCATCCTTAAACACGACATCTGTATCACCCCTCTTCAAGGCCCAGGAAACACTGAAGAAGAAAGGCTTGTAGCAGGCTTGCTCAGATTGCCAGCCCCCCggatcatgacatggagacttactataatcagttatgaatgcttggccttaatTTAgtcttgtcccactagctcttataactcattttaacctgtttattttttctttaactacattttgccttgagtttttttgtttgtttgtttgttttgttttttcctttctttcattctgtatgtcctactttcctgcttcctctgtgcctggctggttggccctgggcatctccttctctttctccctcattctcttccctctccagcctggattcctcctacttattctctctacccattagccctgcctatccctctactgcctagatattggccattcagttttttttttttttttttattaaatcaatcaggtgccttaggcaggcaaagttgaacaaatgtaacacctctttacatcattaacaaatgcagcataaacaaatgtaacacctctttacatcattaacaaaggcagcataaacaaatgtaacacctctttacacagttaaagtagtaTTCCACAACAATGGTTGCAAGAATGTCAGAGTTGAAGAATTGGGGGAGGGCTGTGAAATGCTATCCTCTGGATATGGTGTTGCTGTTGCAATTGTGAACACACAGCGGCTGTGACACAAAAGTAGGGAGACTAGTTGAGAAGAGGGGGGTTAGCAAGATTGAGATGAGGATGAGAGAGGGTGATGGGGATGGACCTGAcaacacattgtatacatatatgaaattgtcaaaaagaaaagattttaaaatctcGTTGGAAAACAGgttggaatgtagctcagttggtagagtgcttgcctgggttggatccctagcaccataTAAAACTGAGGGTAcgcacctgtaatttcagcagttttgagatggaggcaggaagatcctgcatgagttcaaggtcatcctcagctacatagtaatcAGCCTGGAATATGTGAGACTTtagcataaacaaacaaatccataAAAGTAAAGGGAagattatttattcacttaccaAAAATAATGTTGATAGCTTGGTATGTGACAGtctattttatatgcatgtgtatatggtttaatcttcttcttttttcttttcttttcttttcttttctttcctttcctttcctttcctttcctttcctttcctttcctttcctttcctttcctttccttttcttttcttttcttttcttttcttttctggtcttttcaagacagagtttctctgtgtagccctgactgctccggaactcactgtagaccaggacggtcttgaactcacagaacctgcctctgcctcccagagtgctgggattaaaggtgtgtaccaccactgctggcCACTATAATATTCTTATAAAAAGTGAAATTCTCTACCTACTTCTTGGAGCCAGCTTGTTTTAAGTTATGTTTTTCCCCTGCCATAAATTATCCATTATCTCCGTATTTGACAAAAAGAGCATTACTCTCAATAGAGTGTAAGAATAGTCATAGGATGGGAGAGAATGCTTGAAAATAGCATATTTGAAGAGACCACATCTGGACCCAGCAACAGTGCTCTTGGATATACACGCTAGGTACTTGTCTCACTGCTGTTGCAAAACACTTGAGGAAGGGAGggtctattttggctcacagttttaaggGCTACAGTCTGTCACGTTGGGAAGGGCATGGCGGCAGCAGCAGATCTAGCTGCAGCAGCCAGATCACGAGCTGCCCAGTCACACTTTAtcctcaggaaggagagagatgagcCAGCTGGTGCTCAGTTCACTTTTCCCCGCTCCTCCTTTTTGTTCGGTCTGAGATCCCAGGCTACGGATGGTGAGTACCCACGTTCAGAGTGGCTCATCCgctcctcagttaaacctcttgGGAAGCACCTTCATAGAGAGGCTTAGAGGAGTGTCTCGAAGGTGATTCTAAACCCAGCCAAATCGACAATCAGGATTAACCATCATGACCATATCCAAGAGAATTGAAGACAgcatctcaacgtgataccaacACACCAATGCTCATTGCCCACAAACATAGAAACAGCCAAAAGGCCTATTAGTAAATGGGTGGTACatccacacagtggaatattatccAGCATTTAACCTAAAGGAATTCTGTCATCGGCTAGAAGATGGATGATCCTTTAGGACATGATGCTAACTAAAATAAAGCAATCCCAGAATAACAAATGCCTCATGATTCCACTCAGGTGCATTAGCAAAACTTATTGaggcaggagggggaaggaggaggggggagtgAAATGGTGGTAGTCAGGGCCTGGTGGGGTGTGGGTTTTGCCCAGTGGGCTTAGAGGCTGAGTCTTGCAAGATGAGAATGTTCCAGAGATTTGCTGCCTTTGCACTGTGCATATTAGCTCTGTGCTGTGCACTAGAAACTCTTGAAAAAGACATGttaggctccccccccccctgccaaCCACAGTTAAAAGCAGAAGAACTCTCTGATAAGGGACCATTCTCACCACCTTCCTGGCTGGTGCTGTTGGCAGTTGCTCTGACGAGCCACCCTAGCCCAGACTTCCTCTGGGGTGCAGATGCTGCAGTGCGGGCCGTGGGGAGGACCCAGGGCGGGAGACACatggctctctctgcctgccctgcTCTCTCTGCTGCTCTCCCCTGGCTAACCTTTGGTTAAAACCAGCATGTCATGAGTCTGTGGAGTCGGAAGCTCTATTCAAGAGTGTGCGGCCTTCTGCTCCTGGCCCTGGAGCAAAACGCACCTGCTGGGAAATGCAGCCCCGGCTCCTGTGGCTAAGTCATGGATATCTGAATTCTCCACACTCCAGACTCCGGGCCTGCCAGGCAGGCAGCACGCCTCACTTTTCCTCAAAAGTGCATGCTCGGGGTGGGCTCAGTGTGCAGGACAGAGAATGGGCGCCTGCTGCACTCTCACTGACCTTTCTATGACAGAGTCAGAGCACAGACGATCTAGCCACACCACTGGGTCCCTTTTGCTTCTCTGTGCTTTTGTCTCAGGCTCTGTACAGCAGGGGACACACAGCTGTCTTTCTGCAGCTTGGGCTCCATTCCAGCAGTTCTTACCCCGGGCTGACCGTGGTGGGTAGATGGGATAGGGCAGATGAGGATgtaaaggaggagggagagactggTACTGCAGGTGTAATGATACCTCAGGGGGAGGCGGCGTCTGAGCGGTGGCCCCATGGTGTGCAGAGTGGAAATCATGCCTGGCCGAGCCCTCCGGGCACCAGCCTCAGTCACTACCCACTGAGGACTTAAAGACATTTCTTCCATGGCCGTGGTCTCTGGAACGAGAGTCCAGAATGGGAAGGTCCTGCTTAAACATCAGTCTAAGGATCAATGTCTTTGGCCAGAGGTTCAGAGTCCAAACTGCTACAGAGAGTATCTCTCCAGTGTTCCTCGGGGACCTTCTGAGTTGACCCCTTCAGCCAGAGGACAACACCAGCCAAGATGAGCAAGACAGGCACCTTCACAAACACCAGGAGTATGTAGTGGGTCCTATGAGGAAGACACAGCCATCAGGGTCCCATGCCTTTGAGCCCCACTATGCCCCAttccccaacactgggaagtcAACAGCCAGCTAGCTCATCACAGCCTGAAACTGAAGGCCCACATCCTACTTGAAAAATCCCCCAGAGATTTTTCTCCAAGGTCCACCCAACCATGAGGGCCCCTCAGTGACTCCAGGTGGTCTTGGTGTGGCCTGTCCCCCATCCTTTCTTCTAGGATTCTTCTCCATAGTTTCCTGTATCTCGGCAGaaacctggagctctctgtatCTGGGTTGTGTTTGCTTACTTTGCCCTCAACATTGGCTCCAGGTTGGCAAATCTCTCCCCCTGCCCTGCTCCCGAGATAAGACTGGGACCTTATGGGACCATCTCTCCCTTTGACTGCCATGATGCCACCAGGGCTGGGTAGTGATGGACAGACAGTTCTACAGAACGGTTTTCTAGTGGGGCTGGAATGGGACCATGGTGGGTGGGAAGTATCAGGGACAAAGATGGCCTTGGGACCTTGAATCTTGACTATGACAATCACTGGCACCTGGTGATAGAGCATGGGCTTGGCATTCCCGTAGGAGGAACCcatgtagaggaaggagaaagcacCTCAGGACTCACCTCTTGTGCAAGTCAGAAGACATCATGTATGCACTGCTGTCCACAGTGGGCAGAGCGGAAGGTAGCTTAGAAGAAGACGTGGTATCTTTTCCCACTAGACACAAGCAAAGATGGCCATAGGTTATGGAACAGATTTGGGGTGGTTCATGAATGGATCACAATGGCACCCCTCCAACCAGCCCTCACTGGGTATCTTAGTCAGggctactgttgctgtgatgaaacatcatgaccaaaacaacttggggaggaaagggtttattgggcttacacttccacatccctgtccatcactgaaggaaaccagggcaggaactcaagcagggcaggaacctggaggcaggagctgatgcagaggccatggagggtgctgcttactggtttgctaaccatggcttgctcagccttcttccttccttccttccttccttccttccttccttccttccttccttccttccttccttccttccttccttccttccttccttcaataattttctttattctttcttttctaaaataattacATGTAcgttggtgtcttgcctgcacatatgtctgtgtgaggatgtctaatcccctggaactagagttatagacagctgtgagctgccaggtgggtgctgggaactgaactagggtcctctggaagagcagacagtgctctaaactgctgagctatctctccagtccgccatcctgctttcttatagaacccaagaccagcagcccaggggtggcaccacccacaatgggctgaatcctcccccatcaatcactaattaagaaaatgctttacaggcttgcctacagcccgatcttatggaggcattttcttaactgaggtttcATCTTCTCCAGTGACttctctagcttgtgccaagttgacataaaactgcccAGCACACCAGGAGACCTTTCTTCCCCTGGATTAGGAAGCCGTCTCTTTGATATAGTCCTTTGGCTTCTTTTAAACCATCTGATCCCCCATATAATCATTTCCTCCATCAGTTTTATTAATAGAAGATATGACAGAGAGATCtagaaatgaaggaggaggaagactaGTTTATTCTGGAGGAGGGGACACACCATAGTCTCTTTCCATTTGTTTTGGCAGTGGGCAAGAATCTTTGTTCCTTTCCATTCAAATAGTATCTGAGTAAGGTTCAAGGACAGATGATCTCAGTTGATCTGCCACAAGTTTCTAGTGGCTAGAGTGGCGAGTAGCAGAGGGACTCCTGAAGGTGGCTGAGCGAGAAGGCACATGCCAGTTCAATCGTGAGTGACCATGAGGAAGGAAATGTTAGAGGGGAAACAATGGTTTGTCTTGCAGTGGGTGGCTGGGTCATGGCTTCCTGAGTCCAGCTGGGCATGAGGCATCCCTGGCTCACAGCTGTCCTTTGGGCTAGCTCTTGAGGTTCCGGGTTTTAATCACGCTTGGAAGCTGGGCAGAACTCTGGGGAGCTCCAGTCCTTGCAGCCCTCCAAGAGGTCACAATCAGCCTACAGGCTGGTGTCCCCAACCGCCTTGGACACTTAAAGCTCAGCATGGGGCACATTCTTTGGCTACTCTGTCTTTTGCCTACATGTCTCATTCAATCCCCTTTCTGTCCCCACACATCTCAGCTTCCCCTGGGTGGTAAACCTGAGGAAATCTTTTGGGGGTGGCCCTTTCTGTACCTCACTTCCCCTAGGGGGCAACGTCCACACCTCTCCCACTGGTTTCAGCCCTGCCATCCCATGGGCTACTTCCAGTGCCAGCACTGTTTGCCCGCTGCCTTCTCAGGAGCCCGCATGGTTGCTGGGCTGAGGAAGATCTGAGCATGACTAGTTGGGTGGAAGGGGGCGGGTGCTGATTTTCAGGCACCAACAGAAGCTCCTGGAGTCCCTcattgaggctgaggcagggagaagccAGGAGAACCAGGGATGTCTCTGATTCTGATTTAGTAGCCGAAGCCTCTGGTTCTCCAGCATCCACTAATCACTTACAAGCCTCCTGGGTCTTCCTTACCCCATGCTTATTCTTCTGCAGTCAGAAAAAGCAGAAGTGGTCACCCAGAAAGTTCAGTCCCTCCAGCGTGGCCAGAGTCACTGTGGTTTGGCTAGGCCTGGGCTTCAACCTGGGGCCCTTCCCTACGGATGCCTTAGCCCCACTGTCTCCTGGAATGACAGGTGAAGGGTACAAGTTCTGGAAAACTAGAAACCTCTCAGCCTGCTGTGCTGAGGACTTCTTAGGCATCCGAGACCGACCCAAGACTCCAGTGGAAGAATGTGAGTTTCCAGGGCTGTGTGCCTCCAGGACAACAGGACAGCAGAACTGGGCCATGGGTCACAGAGCGAGATGCCCAAGCCCCAGCCCCACACCAACATCTGCCAGTCAGGGCACATATCAGCTGGGTTCCTCGGAGAGACCTCCGGGGCTGGCATCGGTAAAAGTGTTGGGCTGCTTGCTATTCTCCCTTACTCTGTCAACGCCCtgtcccatctgtctgtctgtctgtcttctaggCTCTCAGTCCTGTCTTCTTAGTCTTTGTGGCCCCAAGCACCAGAGCCTTGTGGTACCCATAGGAAAGCGCTTACCTGAGTAAACGGTCACTTTAACTCTGGTCCCGCGGTCAGTTCCAAATCGTTCAATACCACACCAGTAAGTGTCGGTGTCATTTTGCTTGAGCATCTCCATGGTAACCAGGAGAGAGTTGTCCCTCCAGTTGTCCCTGATGGACAAGCGGCcgctcctcctttctttctccgaCCCATTGGTTCGAATGAGGACCCTGCAAGTGTTCCAGTTTGCTCCGCGACACCACCACTTGTTGTTCCCCTGCCATCTCGAGCTATAGCGACACAGCACAGTCACCGACCCCTTCTCTGGGCCTCTCACCAACGCTGGGCCTTGGATAGAGAGACAGCCTGCAAAACAGAAGGGCAGGATACGGCCTCTGCTCCTCTAAGCAGAAGGATTAGCCGAGGGTCCTCCACTCCAGCCGCCCTGACCCGCTTGAATCCTCACATCTGTTTCCTCTGAGGTCCAGTTTGTTATTAACACCCCCCTACCCccggcccccccacccccccacccgcATGCCCGTGCCCTGGCCTCTCCAGactccatctccccaggcctcctgCATCATGGGACACTTCTTTTCCATGTCCTCTTGCCACTGTCCTCTGCAacgtgaatcttaaaaggtcttattaataaaaacaaacctggggccaggtactggggtgaacactggaagatcagagagacagaacaggccacagctagcctcacctcgccaacttctcatccggaatggatctcagctgaactgctgctaaaagcctaaaagcttaaccagctctagttcctggttatACCTTAtatacaccttatatacctttttgcttcttgcctcacttcctgggattaaaggcgtgtgtcaccatgcctagctgtttccaatgtggctttgaactcacagacggatctctgcctttggaatgctaggattaaaggtgtgagtgccaccattttctggcctctgtatctaatggcttttctgttctctgatcccagataagtttattagcgtgcacaatatattggggaacacaatatcaccacagtcctcTGATCGCCTCCTCAGACTATTCCACTCTGtgactcttccctttcctctctccagatcTTAGAGTAGCCAGTGGCATGCTGGGAAATGTTTAataatctttctctcttattaaCATCTGCCAGTCTCTGTGGTATCAATGTCCACACTGTGACTGACATCAGGCTATCCTTGAGTACGGAGCTGCGCTGAGATGTCTCAAACCAACTCCTATGAGCCGTTGTGAGCTGGTTCTACAAGTATCTGGGGAAATCCAGGACGTGAGCTAGTTCCCTCCCAGCCATGACAAAAATGCCCGACAAGCAACCTAATGAAGGAAGCAgggttgtgcttttgtttttgtttttctggttcgTGATCTAAGGGCTgcatccatcatggcagggaccaTATGGTGGTGGGAatatgaggtggctggtcacattgcatctgccatcagaaagcagaaatgaatgctggtgctcagttggATTTctcatgaaaagaaaatattcagtcCAGACTCCCAACCCACGGCACGGTGCTACTCATATTGAGGCcagtcttctctcctcctgtATGTCCCTGGAAAGACCACCACAGGTATACAAAGAtgtgtgtctcctgggtgactcTAATCTGACCATGAAGCATCACACCCAGGACCctctctctagcctccacagaGGGAATGCCCATGTCTGTGGTTTTAATTAATGCCTACAATCTGATGACTTCCATGTGACATGTGTAGCCCACATGCTCTCCTTGGTTTTAGACCATCACATGAACGCCCCCATATCTCACCACCTCTCGCATACAGCAcactctgcttcctctctccaACGAGGGACAGAGGAACCAGAGCCACAAACAGGTTGGACGGTGTCTATGTGGAATGTGTATCCTGCTGGTATGTGGAGTGATTCCAGTGACGTTGACTAGACACAGATACACTCTGTCTATACAGTGACCCCTTGTTCTCAGGCACCCggaagcagacacagaggcagagagtaaCAGTGCAAGCCTCTCTTGACTCTCTCAGTCCTAGACTTTGGTCTCTGTGAGTGGGGCAGGTTTGTACAATAGGCTGGGGCCACGGCTCACACCTCGGACCTTCTCTGTAGAACTAACTCAgtttgttccccccccccccaaattcagtttttatttgatGTCTGCATCTATGGTTGACAGACTTCTTCACAGActgttgatatttttctttttgagaccgggtctcatgtgtagctctggctagcctgggactcactacatcagtggttctcaatctttctaatgcttcgaccctttaatacagttcctcatgttgtggtgaccccaactgtgaaattatttttgttgctacttcatgactgtaattttgctactgttatgaatcgtagcgtaaatacctgtgttttccaatggtcttagacaGCCCCTTGGAAAGGAATGTTTGATCCCCCCCAAATGGGTCATGACccaaaggttaagaaccactgtactacatagactaggctggccctaaactcacagaaatatgcctgcctctgtctactaAGTGCTGACTGTTGACATTCTAGTACCCAAGCTGTTACTATGTGCCCTCACATGGAAAAAGGAAGGCCAGTGGATGGATccatgggtaaaagcacttgtggCACAAGTTTTGAAATCAGAGTTCAATCCCCGCAGCCcatgtaaaggtgaaaggagaaaactgactccacgaagctgtcctctgacctccacacaagctctgtagcacacatgtacacaccaaagaaaataacaacataGAAAGACCCTTCCATGAGCATGTGCgtagttttaaaaagcaaaagaataaaggCGTTTACAGGTGTGACTAGGGATTTTGAGGTAAGATTGTCCCGGATTATTCTACGTGTCCTGATGAATGAGTGCCGGAACTGGCTTGGGTTTGAAGGCTTTCTGCTGCTGGCCTTGAAGAGGAGGAGAGGCCCCGGGCCGACAGATGCATGGGGGCTTTTGGATGAAGCCTGCAAATGGATTGCTCTCCAGAGCTCCAGAAGGAACTCAACCTTGACTTTGGCCAGAGACCATTTTGGACTCTTGATCTTGGAACAGTAAGATGAGGTTGTGTTGTTCTGGGCTACTGAATTTGTGGTCACTTGTTATAGTCGCCACAGGAGATGCATGAAGGATTCAGCCGGACCACCTTGTAAGCACTGAGTTCAGTCCACGCAGAAGCCTCGTTGGAGAAAGTGCATCTGCaaccatctctccttccttccgGGAGTGGTCTGTCACCAGTTCAGCCAGCTGCACCCTGGAAATGCCGATGGGAACCACCTTCTTTGTATCTCTGCCCCCACAGCCCATGGGACATCATGACAGAGCAGAGAAAGTGTGAGCTCTGGCAGCAGATGGCCGTATCTACCATGGCGCTGTTGAGAAACCCTGGGTAagttactcaacctctctgagcctgcTTCCCTCTTTGTATGGCTGCCACGCCGCTGTCAGCCATGTACTGGCTGGACACTGCGCTGTTTGGTCAGAGATGGCCCTTGTCTGGAACCTCGTCAGGTAGCAGTAGCATTCAGAAAGGTCCGGTGCATCCTTTTTCCAATTCAGACCGCTGCTGGGACCGGACTGagtctgtctcctcctcagctgAACCCAGCATCTCAGCTGCTCCCCTGCCCCAGAGTGACGTAAAAAGCTTCATTTCTGGCATGGACGTCTTATTGCACACTGGATTTAGTTTCTCGTTAGTGTCATTCCCAGCTCCCCTTGCAGCCGCCTGAGCTTTTCTCTTTCCCTAACCCCAATGCCTCCTCTTAAGGCTGCGGACTTAGTCCTGCCTGGAGAGTCCTTGTCCTGCTCActctccacacctcctccaggctggcctccttccCAATGCCTTATCCTTTTCTTGGAGCTGCCTCTTCCTGTTGGCCCCCTGGCCCTTCGTCTGGAGCCCGACTACTTCATTTCAGGTACCCATCTCTTTTCCTAACTTCCTCAATAAGTTTCTCAATCCCAAAGCACAGAGGTGCAGCATTGACTttctccctccccaaccccagggtCTCGCTCAGTTTCATGGTGGGTACCACTCGAGTTGTTAGTTATTTTTGTAAAGAATCTGTGCATTGTGGTCATACACACAATCATTCTAGTTCTAGGATTAACATAGACGGTGGAGGGTAGGGCATTAGCCTCAGTACTGATGTAACAGTAAACACCCGGAAAACTCAAAGGCCATTAACAGAGAATTAGATCGGGGATTTTGGATCTAGCAATAGCATAGTTAAAAAGTAAAGAGCAATGTCCAAACAATGACAGGAAAGATGTCCAAAGCACATTATGATTAGATTAACTTTTGAAGTTACCTAACAGggtaggtatggtggcatatgcctttaactctagcatttgagaggcagaggcaggaggatctttgtgagtttgaagccagcttggtctacataatgagttccaggccagtcagggttacacaatgagaccctgtatcaaaaaaggggtgggtaggtgggtatctggagagatggttcagtggttaagagcactggcttctcttccagagaccAGGGTTCCATTCTGAGCTCCAACGTGGTAATTtgcaaccatccataactccagttccaggggatctagtaaCTTCTTTCTAgtttctgcaggcaccaggtacacacatgatgtatttacatacattcaggcagaacacccatacacacaataaaataaaaattaaaatccctTCTGTGAACAGTCTTAGTGTATGGCATCTTaaagtgtgtgaatgtgagtgagtGGATGATCGTTGAGGTATGGACAGAGTGTGACTGTATGTAGATGTGTGCCTTTGAGTGTACTAGTCAatactgatgtgtgtgtgagcaaaTGTACAAGCCATGCACAGCTCACTCCTGTCCTCGGCCTCTAGGAGACTCTAATGTTGAGATTTAGAGAGCAGGCAGCTGGGGGACTAGAGCTCAGATGCAAGCTAGGTCATGCAGGCATCCACATGGACAGTCATCACTTTACCATTTGCATTTCCAAACTCACACTTAGCCAGTGTCCCCTCAGTACCCTGCCCACTGAGCGCTCCCTCTGCACAAGTGTGCCGTCCTCTCTAAGCCTGGAGCCCTTTTCCCAAGCCATGCCTTCTCCATGGAGTGCCTGCTCTGCTTGCTGCAAGGCTGTGAAGATCTGCCTCCTTCTGGGGCATGGAAGGAACAGGTCCAGGAGGACTTTCCGTAGCTCCTTCAATGGCAGCATCTCCCTCCCCTTAGCTCTCTCCTCTTCTGCTGTGTTCCTTCCTGCTGTTAATTCCTATTCTAAAGTATGTCTTCCCCATCAGAGCATCTGGGATTTCTTTAACAGCCAtctccatttcccctttcccGTCATGACCCAGGTCCCGATGCATGCCTAGCATGATGTAGAACCTAGGGTCCTTTTGCTGAATGAAGCCGCAGAGCTTCCTTTCCCTGAAGGCGGCAGCTCTCCTGAAACCCAGGACAgagccc
This Peromyscus maniculatus bairdii isolate BWxNUB_F1_BW_parent chromosome 8, HU_Pman_BW_mat_3.1, whole genome shotgun sequence DNA region includes the following protein-coding sequences:
- the Cd300lb gene encoding CMRF35-like molecule 7, whose translation is MWLSSALLLLSFPGCLSIQGPALVRGPEKGSVTVLCRYSSRWQGNNKWWCRGANWNTCRVLIRTNGSEKERRSGRLSIRDNWRDNSLLVTMEMLKQNDTDTYWCGIERFGTDRGTRVKVTVYSVGKDTTSSSKLPSALPTVDSSAYMMSSDLHKRTHYILLVFVKVPVLLILAGVVLWLKGSTQKVPEEHWRDTLCSSLDSEPLAKDIDP